From a region of the Heliangelus exortis chromosome 19, bHelExo1.hap1, whole genome shotgun sequence genome:
- the PPM1F gene encoding protein phosphatase 1F isoform X2, with the protein MALEVEAAGAPLSSFLRDFPSPLGPGEPLPWSSVGCGALSKAEVPGALADRAKSLLDGRGVSPLLAASLIHAAVDEVLQTDLTGFKKENVETEGEGDEERFTLLDGESLQRCFFNKLRDVCSEWQKQLPPLRPLKRFLLVSIHAIRNARRKMEDRHVLLPEFNQLFGFSDDIDRAYFAVFDGHGGVDAANYAATHLHVNVGLHEEMLKNPAEALKCSFQKTDEMFLLKAKREKLRSGTTGVSALIVGSKLHIAWLGDSQVLLVQQGKAVTLMEPHKPEREDERTRIEALGGCVTYMDCWRVNGTLAVSRAIGDMCQKPYISGDADGDSFELTGSEDYLLLACDGFFDAVKPHEVVDLVLDHLMLTKGVGLKAAERLVAAAKENGSSDNITVLVVFLRDPQDILADCLRDPKSLGAGDDAQSSPFNFLNCEAAATQ; encoded by the exons ATGGCGCTGGAAGTGGAGGCGGCCGGGGCTCCCCTGAGCTCTTTCCTGAGGGACTTCCCGTCTCCGCTGGGCCCGGGGGAGCCGCTGCCGTGGAGCTCCGTGGGGTGCGGCGCCCTTAGCAAGGCCGAGGTGCCGGGCGCCTTGGCGGACCGGGCGAAGAGCCTCCTGGACGGCAG AGGTGTTTCACCACTTCTCGCGGCGTCACTGATTCATGCTGCAGTTGATGAAGTCCTCCAAACAGACTTGACTGGatttaagaaggaaaatgtggaaacagagggagaaggagatgAGGAAAGGTTCACCT TGCTGGATGGAGAGTCCTTGCAGCGCTGCTTCTTTAACAAACTTCGGGATGTTTGCTCTGAGTGGCAGAAGCAGTTGCCACCACTGAGGCCCCTGAAGCGCTTCCTGCTCGTCTCCATCCACGCCATCCGCAACGCTCGCCGGAAAATGGAGGACCGACACGTTCTGCTCCCAGAGTTCAATCAGCTGTTTGGCTTCTCA GATGACATTGATCGGGCGTACTTTGCAGTATTTGATGGTCATGGTGGAGTGGATGCTGCCAATTATGCAGCAACCCATTTACATGTAAATGTTGGGCTACATGAAGAGATGCTTAAGAATCCAGCTGAGGCCTTGAAATGCTCTTTCCAGAAGACagatgaaatgtttcttttgaaagCCAAAAGAGAG AAGCTGCGGAGTGGTACAACAGGTGTATCTGCACTGATTGTAGGGAGCAAGCTACACATAGCATGGCTAGGGGACTCACAAGTCCTGCTTGTGCAGCAAGGAAAAGCTGTGACCTTAATGGAACCTCACAAACCAGAAAGAGAA GATGAGAGAACTCGTATTGAGGCTCTGGGTGGCTGTGTGACTTACATGGACTGCTGGAGGGTTAATGGTACCTTGGCTGTTTCCAGAGCAATTG GGGACATGTGTCAGAAACCCTACATCTCTGGAGATGCAGATGGAGATTCATTTGAGCTGACTGGTTCTGAAGATTACTTGCTCCTAGCCTGTGATGGATTCTTTGATGCTGTCAAGCCACACGAGGTTGTAGACTTGGTCCTAGATCATTTAATGCTGACCAAAGGAGTGGGTctcaaagcagcagaaagactGGTGGCTGCTGCAAAGGAAAATGGATCCAGTGATAACATAACTGTTCTAGTGGTGTTCTTGAGGGATCCTCAGGACATCTTGGCAGACTGTCTCAGAGACCCTAAGAGCCTTGGTGCTGGTGATGATGCTCAGAGCTCACCTTTTAATTTCCTCAACTGTGAGGCAGCAGCCACACAGTGA
- the PPM1F gene encoding protein phosphatase 1F isoform X1 produces MALEVEAAGAPLSSFLRDFPSPLGPGEPLPWSSVGCGALSKAEVPGALADRAKSLLDGSRGVSPLLAASLIHAAVDEVLQTDLTGFKKENVETEGEGDEERFTLLDGESLQRCFFNKLRDVCSEWQKQLPPLRPLKRFLLVSIHAIRNARRKMEDRHVLLPEFNQLFGFSDDIDRAYFAVFDGHGGVDAANYAATHLHVNVGLHEEMLKNPAEALKCSFQKTDEMFLLKAKREKLRSGTTGVSALIVGSKLHIAWLGDSQVLLVQQGKAVTLMEPHKPEREDERTRIEALGGCVTYMDCWRVNGTLAVSRAIGDMCQKPYISGDADGDSFELTGSEDYLLLACDGFFDAVKPHEVVDLVLDHLMLTKGVGLKAAERLVAAAKENGSSDNITVLVVFLRDPQDILADCLRDPKSLGAGDDAQSSPFNFLNCEAAATQ; encoded by the exons ATGGCGCTGGAAGTGGAGGCGGCCGGGGCTCCCCTGAGCTCTTTCCTGAGGGACTTCCCGTCTCCGCTGGGCCCGGGGGAGCCGCTGCCGTGGAGCTCCGTGGGGTGCGGCGCCCTTAGCAAGGCCGAGGTGCCGGGCGCCTTGGCGGACCGGGCGAAGAGCCTCCTGGACGGCAG CAGAGGTGTTTCACCACTTCTCGCGGCGTCACTGATTCATGCTGCAGTTGATGAAGTCCTCCAAACAGACTTGACTGGatttaagaaggaaaatgtggaaacagagggagaaggagatgAGGAAAGGTTCACCT TGCTGGATGGAGAGTCCTTGCAGCGCTGCTTCTTTAACAAACTTCGGGATGTTTGCTCTGAGTGGCAGAAGCAGTTGCCACCACTGAGGCCCCTGAAGCGCTTCCTGCTCGTCTCCATCCACGCCATCCGCAACGCTCGCCGGAAAATGGAGGACCGACACGTTCTGCTCCCAGAGTTCAATCAGCTGTTTGGCTTCTCA GATGACATTGATCGGGCGTACTTTGCAGTATTTGATGGTCATGGTGGAGTGGATGCTGCCAATTATGCAGCAACCCATTTACATGTAAATGTTGGGCTACATGAAGAGATGCTTAAGAATCCAGCTGAGGCCTTGAAATGCTCTTTCCAGAAGACagatgaaatgtttcttttgaaagCCAAAAGAGAG AAGCTGCGGAGTGGTACAACAGGTGTATCTGCACTGATTGTAGGGAGCAAGCTACACATAGCATGGCTAGGGGACTCACAAGTCCTGCTTGTGCAGCAAGGAAAAGCTGTGACCTTAATGGAACCTCACAAACCAGAAAGAGAA GATGAGAGAACTCGTATTGAGGCTCTGGGTGGCTGTGTGACTTACATGGACTGCTGGAGGGTTAATGGTACCTTGGCTGTTTCCAGAGCAATTG GGGACATGTGTCAGAAACCCTACATCTCTGGAGATGCAGATGGAGATTCATTTGAGCTGACTGGTTCTGAAGATTACTTGCTCCTAGCCTGTGATGGATTCTTTGATGCTGTCAAGCCACACGAGGTTGTAGACTTGGTCCTAGATCATTTAATGCTGACCAAAGGAGTGGGTctcaaagcagcagaaagactGGTGGCTGCTGCAAAGGAAAATGGATCCAGTGATAACATAACTGTTCTAGTGGTGTTCTTGAGGGATCCTCAGGACATCTTGGCAGACTGTCTCAGAGACCCTAAGAGCCTTGGTGCTGGTGATGATGCTCAGAGCTCACCTTTTAATTTCCTCAACTGTGAGGCAGCAGCCACACAGTGA